One Salvia splendens isolate huo1 chromosome 12, SspV2, whole genome shotgun sequence genomic window carries:
- the LOC121758861 gene encoding zinc finger CCCH domain-containing protein 30-like, with protein MCSGPEQSNHNSCTTQGAAINQSSMKDSNNLFVETDDSLSSLLEFAANNYVESFRRLIEVNLSVVDAAGLWYVRNKGSKQINLEERTPLMVAATYGSVDVLKLIVALPEVYLNKSCGVNKWTALHCAAFGGSVHALDVVKLLLSAGADPNIEDARGLRPVDVIVAPPKLPGAKAALEDLLMNTISDASVGECNLWVTISGSNASSPVLSSSPESRSACSLSDSVSSPTAPKFVDPAANSVSEKKQYPVDPSLPDIRNSIYSTDEFRMFSFKIRPCSRAYSHDWTECPFVHPGENARRRDPRKYHYSCVPCPDFRKGACRRGDMCEYAHGVFECWLHPAQYRTRLCKDGTSCARQVCFFAHTQEELRPLYVSTGSGVPSPRSVASTASFMDMAAALSLLPGSPTSQSVMSPFAFNQIMSPTANVMSHSSSGAWTQPNVPTLSLPGSNLQSSRLRSSLNARDIPPEDLNTLRDYDSQQLILNDMACFSQPRPNSAMLGSGRSQRTLTPSNLEDLFSAEITSSPRLSDQAATFGAFSPSHKSADLNQFQPQQNILSPINTNVFSPRNVEPPLLQASFGVSSPRMSPRSLEPGSPMSARLSAFAQRERQQQMQMRSLSSRELGSNHTPVVGSPTSAWSKWGPVNAKVDWSVSAEHEGCGVKRQSSFDRRADGEDPDLSWVQSLVKESPPEMMDKAAATGAAPSGECLKPNPQTDSADHTVLGAWLDQMRLDQLVV; from the coding sequence ATGTGCAGTGGGCCTGAACAATCAAATCATAATTCTTGTACAACCCAAGGGGCAGCTATTAACCAATCGAGCATGAAGGATTCAAACAACTTATTTGTAGAAactgatgattctctctccagtTTGCTTGAATTTGCAGCCAACAATTATGTAGAATCTTTCAGAAGATTGATAGAGGTGAATTTGTCTGTGGTCGACGCGGCTGGACTTTGGTATGTTCGCAATAAAGGTTCAAAGCAAATCAACCTGGAAGAAAGAACACCGCTGATGGTAGCTGCTACTTATGGTAGTGTGGATGTCCTTAAGCTAATAGTTGCGTTGCCGGAAGTTTATTTGAATAAATCATGTGGTGTCAACAAGTGGACTGCTCTCCATTGTGCGGCTTTTGGAGGTTCTGTCCATGCGCTTGATGTTGTAAAGTTGCTGTTATCTGCTGGCGCTGATCCCAATATTGAGGATGCCCGTGGCTTGCGTCCAGTTGATGTAATTGTAGCTCCTCCCAAACTTCCTGGAGCTAAAGCTGCTCTAGAAGACTTGCTTATGAACACCATTTCTGATGCTTCTGTTGGTGAGTGCAATTTATGGGTCACCATATCTGGTTCAAATGCATCTTCCCCTGTACTGTCATCATCACCAGAAAGCAGGTCTGCATGTTCGCTGTCTGATTCTGTATCTTCTCCCACAGCTCCTAAGTTTGTTGATCCTGCTGCTAATTCTGTGTCAGAGAAGAAACAGTATCCTGTGGATCCATCTCTACCGGACATTAGAAATAGTATCTACTCAACTGATGAATTTCGCATGTTCTCATTCAAGATCAGGCCATGTTCAAGGGCATATTCTCATGATTGGACTGAATGCCCTTTTGTTCACCCTGGAGAAAATGCTCGCAGAAGAGACCCGCGGAAGTACCACTACAGCTGTGTCCCTTGCCCTGATTTTCGAAAGGGTGCATGCAGGCGTGGAGATATGTGTGAGTATGCTCATGGTGTGTTTGAATGCTGGTTGCACCCTGCTCAGTATCGGACAAGGTTGTGCAAAGATGGCACAAGCTGTGCTAGACAGGTGTGCTTTTTTGCGCACACCCAGGAAGAGCTTCGTCCTCTGTATGTCTCTACTGGATCTGGTGTGCCTTCTCCGAGATCTGTGGCCTCTACCGCAAGCTTCATGGACATGGCTGCAGCCTTGAGCCTTTTGCCTGGCTCCCCAACATCACAGTCAGTGATGTCTCCTTTTGCATTCAATCAAATCATGTCCCCTACAGCCAATGTAATGTCTCATTCATCTTCTGGAGCTTGGACTCAACCAAATGTCCCCACTCTCAGTCTACCTGGTAGCAATCTGCAGTCCAGTCGCCTGAGATCTTCCCTTAATGCTCGTGATATTCCACCTGAGGATCTGAACACATTGCGGGATTATGATTCACAGCAACTCATTTTAAATGACATGGCTTGTTTTTCACAGCCACGCCCTAATTCTGCTATGTTAGGTTCTGGCCGCTCCCAGAGAACATTGACTCCTTCTAATCTTGAAGATCTTTTTTCTGCTGAGATCACTTCATCTCCAAGACTTTCTGATCAGGCAGCGACTTTTGGTGCTTTTTCTCCCTCACATAAGTCAGCTGATCTTAATCAGTTCCAACCACAGCAAAACATTTTATCACCCATAAATACTAATGTTTTTTCTCCAAGAAATGTTGAACCACCTCTGTTGCAGGCTTCTTTTGGTGTGTCATCTCCAAGGATGTCACCAAGAAGCTTAGAGCCAGGATCTCCCATGAGTGCCCGTCTCTCAGCTTTTGCTCAGCGTGAGAGGCAGCAGCAGATGCAGATGCGTAGCCTCAGCTCCCGGGAACTTGGGTCCAACCATACCCCTGTTGTAGGATCTCCTACAAGTGCATGGTCTAAGTGGGGACCTGTCAATGCGAAAGTTGACTGGTCAGTTAGCGCAGAACATGAAGGTTGTGGTGTGAAGAGGCAGTCCTCGTTTGATCGCAGAGCTGATGGAGAAGACCCGGACTTGTCGTGGGTGCAATCACTTGTCAAAGAATCACCACCTGAGATGATGGACAAAGCTGCAGCCACTGGTGCTGCACCATCCGGTGAGTGTTTGAAACCAAATCCTCAAACCGACTCGGCCGATCACACTGTTTTAGGGGCTTGGCTTGATCAGATGCGACTTGATCAGCTCGTAGTCTAG
- the LOC121758198 gene encoding protein DETOXIFICATION 43-like, whose translation MSLYRYHVYFMSMIQHSWRYHLMADQSADDAGKWKFPVFVFFQDARNVFKRDELGLEIMRIALPAALALAADPIASLIDTAFIGHLGPVEMAAVGVSIAIFNQASKVTIFPLVSITTSFVAEEDTINTEHHHLDLEKASDTTSINAIDDKTRKIKADEEARTCVSKVESKEKRHISSASTALVLGLVLGIIQTIFLVFLAKPLLRLMGVKLGSPMLEPAERYLTIRSLGAPAVLLSLAMQGIFRGFKDTKTPLYAIVIGDLTNIILDPILIFVCRWGVAGAAIAHVLSQYLITLILFTKLATQIVILPPSLKHLQLKKFLKNGSFLLTRVIAVTICVTLAASLAARFGPTPMAAFQISLQVWLTSSLLADGLAVAGQAILACAFAEKEYKKATAAATRVLQMGFVLGIGLAVLVGVGLQFGSGIFSKDKNVIHMIAISMPFVAATQPINSLAFVFDGVNFGASDFAYSAYSMVLVSIVSIGSLFLLSKAKGFIGIWLALTIYMGLRTFAGFWRMGTGTGPWGFLKGTSSS comes from the exons ATGTCTCTATATAGGTACCATGTTTACTTCATGTCAATGATTCAACACAGTTGGAGATATCATCTCATGGCTGATCAAAGCGCTGATGATGCCGGAAAGTGGAAGTTTCCTGTCTTTGTCTTCTTCCAAGACGCTAG GAATGTGTTCAAGAGGGATGAGCTAGGGTTGGAGATAATGCGGATAGCGTTACCGGCTGCCCTTGCATTGGCAGCGGATCCCATAGCGTCTTTGATTGACACGGCCTTCATCGGGCACTTGGGTCCGGTGGAGATGGCAGCAGTGGGAGTTTCCATTGCCATTTTCAACCAAGCCTCCAAAGTCACCATATTCCCACTTGTGAGCATCACCACCTCATTCGTCGCTGAGGAGGACACCATCAACACTGAGCACCACCACCTCGACTTGGAGAAGGCGTCCGATACCACCAGCATTAATGCCATTGATGACAAAACCAGAAAGATCAAGGCTGATGAAG AAGCTAGAACATGCGTGTCGAAGGTGGAGAGCAAGGAGAAGCGCCACATCTCTTCAGCATCGACAGCACTGGTTCTTGGATTAGTGCTGGGGATCATCCAGACCATATTCCTTGTATTCCTTGCAAAACCACTCTTGAGATTGATGGGCGTCAAGCTG GGATCTCCAATGCTGGAACCTGCAGAGAGATACCTGACCATAAGGTCACTTGGTGCCCCAGCAGTTCTCCTCTCTCTAGCCATGCAAGGCATCTTTCGCGGATTTAAAGATACTAAAACTCCTCTTTATGCTATTG TTATAGGTGATCTAACAAACATAATCTTGGACCCCATCCTCATATTCGTGTGTCGTTGGGGTGTCGCTGGTGCTGCCATTGCTCATGTCCTTTCACA GTACTTGATCACTCTAATTCTGTTTACCAAGTTAGCAACACAGATTGTTATATTACCTCCAAGCCTCAAACATCTGCAGTTGAAAAAATTCCTCAAGAATG GTTCCTTCCTGCTAACAAGAGTGATAGCTGTGACTATCTGCGTGACTTTGGCTGCTTCGTTGGCTGCAAGGTTCGGCCCCACTCCCATGGCTGCATTCCAGATAAGCCTTCAGGTCTGGCTTACTTCTTCACTCCTTGCTGATGGCTTGGCAGTTGCTGGACAG GCAATCCTTGCTTGTGCATTTGCTGAGAAGGAGTATAAGAAAGCAACAGCTGCTGCAACTCGAGTGCTGCAG ATGGGATTTGTGCTTGGGATTGGCCTTGCTGTGCTGGTTGGAGTAGGGCTGCAGTTCGGATCAGGAATATTTTCCAAGGACAAAAATGTTATTCATATGATCGCTATAAGCATGCCG TTTGTAGCAGCAACGCAGCCTATAAACTCGCTAGCATTCGTGTTTGATGGTGTCAATTTTGGAGCGTCTGACTTTGCATACTCAGCATACTCCATG GTGCTAGTCTCCATAGTAAGCATTGGGTCATTGTTTCTACTCTCAAAAGCAAAGGGTTTCATTGGGATATGGTTGGCTTTAACTATCTACATGGGACTAAGAACATTTGCTGGCTTTTGGAG GATGGGAACGGGAACAGGACCTTGGGGCTTTCTCAAGGGTACATCGTCGTCCTAG
- the LOC121757365 gene encoding uncharacterized protein LOC121757365 isoform X2, whose translation MCEMAMAMAMATATAKEETDNEEEEALYQYHYGYGIGSSLSLVQSPSTISHAPNSNRLTRTHSSSQSQATNKYSQKFDVDIHENTNWTKYLSLSYSNSGAWILMQLAWRFLLSFVIAMLVFYVAAKPPHPHVSLQVAGIRQFRLGEGVDASGVTTKLLSCNFSINLIIDNHSNLFALHIHPLIIKLIFGRLTFAISQGRELYAGSDDLTVLRFNIGTKNKAMYGAGRSMQDFLESEKGLPLVIRVSLRSKFNVVWGILETKYHHEAQCLVVLDDSYDKKHKTQVYNTTCHVINS comes from the exons ATGTGTGAGATGGCGATGGCGATGGCgatggcgacggcgacggcaaaGGAGGAGACCGataatgaagaagaagaagcactATACCAATACCACTATGGCTATGGTATTGGAAGCTCTCTCTCCTTGGTTCAGAGCCCATCAACCATTTCCCATGCACCAAATAGCAATCGTCTAACTCGAACCCACtcttcttctcaatctcaagCCACCAACAAATATTCACAAAAATTTGATGTGGACATCCATGAAAATACCAACTGGACTAAGTATTTATCCTTGTCTTATTCGAATTCGGGGGCTTGGATTTTGATGCAGTTGGCCTGGAGATTTTTGCTCAGTTTCGTCATTGCTATGCTCGTTTTCTACGTCGCTGCTAAGCCGCCACATCCCCACGTTTCCCTTCAG GTTGCAGGAATCAGACAATTCAGATTAGGAGAGGGAGTAGATGCCTCTGGTGTCACAACCAAATTACTAAGCTGCAATTTTTCAATCAATCTTATAATAGACAACCACTCCAACCTCTTTGCTCTTCACATCCACCCTCTTATCATCAAATTAATCTTTGGTCGTCTCACTTTTGCAATCTCACAG GGAAGAGAACTTTATGCTGGGAGTGATGATTTGACAGTGCTGAGGTTTAATATTGGGACCAAAAATAAGGCCATGTATGGTGCAGGGAGAAGCATGCAAGATTTCTTAGAATCTGAAAAGGGGCTTCCTTTGGTAATTAGAGTGAGCTTGAGATCAAAATTCAATGTGGTTTGGGGGATTTTGGAAACCAAATATCATCATGAAGCACAATGTTTGGTGGTCCTAGATGATAGTTATGATAAGAAACATAAGACCCAAGTCTATAATACCACATGTCATGTAATTAATTCCTAG
- the LOC121757365 gene encoding uncharacterized protein LOC121757365 isoform X1: MCEMAMAMAMATATAKEETDNEEEEALYQYHYGYGIGSSLSLVQSPSTISHAPNSNRLTRTHSSSQSQATNKYSQKFDVDIHENTNWTKYLSLSYSNSGAWILMQLAWRFLLSFVIAMLVFYVAAKPPHPHVSLQVAGIRQFRLGEGVDASGVTTKLLSCNFSINLIIDNHSNLFALHIHPLIIKLIFGRLTFAISQTQGRELYAGSDDLTVLRFNIGTKNKAMYGAGRSMQDFLESEKGLPLVIRVSLRSKFNVVWGILETKYHHEAQCLVVLDDSYDKKHKTQVYNTTCHVINS; encoded by the exons ATGTGTGAGATGGCGATGGCGATGGCgatggcgacggcgacggcaaaGGAGGAGACCGataatgaagaagaagaagcactATACCAATACCACTATGGCTATGGTATTGGAAGCTCTCTCTCCTTGGTTCAGAGCCCATCAACCATTTCCCATGCACCAAATAGCAATCGTCTAACTCGAACCCACtcttcttctcaatctcaagCCACCAACAAATATTCACAAAAATTTGATGTGGACATCCATGAAAATACCAACTGGACTAAGTATTTATCCTTGTCTTATTCGAATTCGGGGGCTTGGATTTTGATGCAGTTGGCCTGGAGATTTTTGCTCAGTTTCGTCATTGCTATGCTCGTTTTCTACGTCGCTGCTAAGCCGCCACATCCCCACGTTTCCCTTCAG GTTGCAGGAATCAGACAATTCAGATTAGGAGAGGGAGTAGATGCCTCTGGTGTCACAACCAAATTACTAAGCTGCAATTTTTCAATCAATCTTATAATAGACAACCACTCCAACCTCTTTGCTCTTCACATCCACCCTCTTATCATCAAATTAATCTTTGGTCGTCTCACTTTTGCAATCTCACAG ACACAGGGAAGAGAACTTTATGCTGGGAGTGATGATTTGACAGTGCTGAGGTTTAATATTGGGACCAAAAATAAGGCCATGTATGGTGCAGGGAGAAGCATGCAAGATTTCTTAGAATCTGAAAAGGGGCTTCCTTTGGTAATTAGAGTGAGCTTGAGATCAAAATTCAATGTGGTTTGGGGGATTTTGGAAACCAAATATCATCATGAAGCACAATGTTTGGTGGTCCTAGATGATAGTTATGATAAGAAACATAAGACCCAAGTCTATAATACCACATGTCATGTAATTAATTCCTAG